A single genomic interval of Stieleria maiorica harbors:
- a CDS encoding PNPOx family protein, translated as MTLSLAFDRLLQSDQPLDGLDALIWNTLLGGAESSQHPWNLGAFSTTDLQRGAIPQPKCRTVVLRHADPRRHAVDFYTDVRSDKVRQLNAAGSPAPVCWLFYDPASKIQLRLDGAAVVIDGDQADEVWRQTTPDSRASYLSIRPPGERVNASQPPSTADRFVTREESERGRENFRIVRTTVRHADWLYLRRQGHVRSAIDYDASGGIDAHWVVP; from the coding sequence GTGACACTCTCCTTGGCGTTCGACCGACTGCTCCAATCCGACCAGCCCCTGGACGGACTGGACGCTCTGATTTGGAACACCCTCCTCGGCGGCGCGGAATCGTCGCAGCATCCCTGGAATCTGGGAGCGTTTTCAACGACCGATCTTCAACGCGGGGCGATCCCGCAACCGAAGTGTCGCACCGTCGTGCTGCGCCATGCGGATCCGCGTCGCCATGCGGTCGACTTTTATACCGACGTGCGGTCGGACAAGGTTCGCCAGCTCAATGCCGCGGGTTCCCCCGCACCGGTGTGTTGGCTGTTTTACGATCCGGCGTCCAAGATCCAGCTTCGGCTAGACGGCGCCGCGGTGGTGATTGATGGTGACCAGGCCGACGAAGTGTGGAGACAAACGACACCGGACAGCCGAGCATCATATCTCTCCATCCGTCCGCCGGGCGAGCGAGTCAACGCGTCCCAACCGCCATCCACCGCAGACCGCTTCGTAACACGAGAAGAGTCCGAACGCGGGCGGGAGAACTTTCGAATCGTGCGGACGACGGTTCGGCACGCAGACTGGTTGTACCTCCGCCGCCAAGGGCACGTGCGATCGGCGATCGACTACGATGCGTCGGGCGGAATCGACGCGCACTGGGTGGTACCCTAG
- a CDS encoding RNA polymerase sigma factor translates to MTDDPESIEDTTKDARCRRLEVFFDSCPDEILGTLYYVVGNMEDARDALQETFLKCWHRRHQIDDIHNLRAWVFRIALNTGRDFRKTAWNRRRTSLHEDLPMASTADSPPNGLMKNEELARLRRAVATLPPEQQEVFLLRQNGELTYSQIADAMSLPLGTVKTRMRSAIRQLRQCVGDLS, encoded by the coding sequence ATGACCGACGATCCGGAATCGATCGAAGACACGACGAAAGACGCCCGATGCCGGCGTTTGGAGGTGTTTTTCGATTCCTGCCCGGATGAGATTCTGGGCACGTTGTATTACGTCGTCGGAAACATGGAAGACGCCCGGGATGCGTTGCAGGAAACGTTTTTGAAGTGTTGGCATCGCCGACACCAGATCGATGACATCCACAACCTGCGGGCCTGGGTCTTTCGCATCGCCCTGAACACCGGTCGCGATTTTCGAAAAACCGCCTGGAATCGTCGTCGAACCTCCCTGCACGAGGACCTTCCGATGGCTTCGACCGCTGACAGCCCGCCGAACGGGCTGATGAAAAACGAAGAACTCGCACGGCTCCGGCGGGCCGTCGCGACGCTGCCGCCGGAACAGCAAGAGGTGTTCTTGCTGCGTCAGAACGGCGAACTGACCTATTCCCAAATCGCCGACGCGATGTCGTTGCCGCTGGGGACCGTCAAAACCCGGATGCGTTCTGCCATCCGCCAGCTTCGCCAATGCGTGGGAGACCTGTCATGA
- a CDS encoding MG2 domain-containing protein: MNHDPKQNTFASDDDELRQTLLELHYGLLDEDEAAALKQRIDTDPTVAQVWAETLLVASKLAAAAKVSAPPRVSAAADQKTTVPPAINASIATPPPAVHDVCSDDATVDVANSPSGSVAAAAPDRFLRLWIGSLATAATLAIAISTVRYWSERPPTPDADLRVAVQPVSGTDAGARNEFLVAVGPKSADPESGGTLDASMPVVPATISFKVISKGVVLFFGTSQTSGQGPARIRVPDELAIPGDAVLHVDANPTGRKDLIRLTVPLEPTRCLTFLSTDRPVYRPGETVFFRSVTLNRRTLAAHIDVPIRFELTDASGAAVSGAILEGVTERGVGNGAFVIPESAAGGTYHLIAKSLDGFFPDQVCELEVRRYRAVRLKTELEFSKRSYSASDRVEATLSVRRADDSIPVAAAVRIRAIVDDTVIHESTDSLGLNGDLRVAFEMPKVIRQGEGTLTIAIDDGSVTETAARPIPIHTGRAEVDFYPEGGYLVGGVTNRVYFAARDTDGNPIEIAGEILSQAGRMVASVQTVRDGMGRFELKPESGQRYSLRITSPLDITETPWLPSVVEALPVLDTGDGVFAPGEPISMTIRSTKRRSCLVRLVCRGELVGVSTAEIGIGDTNVTVPIQDRAAGVIRVTVLDSQGETATPLVERLVYRKGVKKLNVTASVDDDRRVHSPGESVRMTIEVTDENDQRVPGAVLGVRVVDDAALSLRQQDVPSIATHFLLTSEIQSPEDLEHADFYLDDSPEAAESLDLLLGTQGWRRFVSGSPNQFNETFREALTRLLELDGRRSELVAGPQTNDATIAAQMREYRIRITTAWRGFVSEVRIALILIGAFWLFALLVRPKKSAAVAAGLLLFVAFMVSQSGCGGSQENYRVEATSEAVDEMAVGDAAPMMDAPSVSSQPAPAQIEGREEAGAPAEAPFVQRVVQVFLGKNGAKVPTETSSSRLSEEQLRRWAQSRDLDAKTLADQLMDELRFPIRQYAHLHRVTESDVRRDFTETLYWNPMMVTDSTGTASIRFDLSDSLTMFRVAVDAHSSDGRLGSGGGAVVTEIPIQVEPKLPLEVTGGDRIDLPVGLVNATDQDGALDVQLGLDDSLSAARHTALTSIAAGDRVTEVFPIDVSNAAKPTEATIRVSATLQGGTLADQVERSVRIVPDGFPFEVTTSGSLTKTTSLSAELPESIVAGSLSARLEFFPSTRSQLSAGLESILREPHGCFEQASASNYPNVMAFQLLQLEGAVDEASKRRTVSLLRRGYRKLTSYECSMLGYEWFGNDPGHEALSAFGLMQFSEMARVIEIDRDMLTRTREWLLSRRDGKGGFQRNPRHLHVWSVQQEVVNAYLLWALSQADVAAGDASRTVEQLSAELDAMRQVAAASDDAYLIALSAITLANVGRTDASNTLLDRLAESQNDDGSFVGRTTITQSGGISRTVETTSLAILALSRSEDHRELARKAAAWLIDHRQGGGFGSTQATVLALKALIAVHDQMVAGDGGSVDVLIDGEVVETVRWQGRVDEGVRWEMTPSLIQAFVADPSTRLTLRSDAAATFPFSVHFNGRTTSPASDPECPIQMELSFTGKIQTADVNRGDSIDVIARVHNATDVGCPMTVAVVGIPGGLEPVIESLDKLRDSGELDYYELRGRDVVLYWRTLAPREFKRIPITCVAEIPGKYTGPPSRAYLYYTAESKTWHKPLVAEIK; encoded by the coding sequence ATGAACCACGACCCGAAACAAAACACGTTTGCCAGCGACGACGACGAACTGCGTCAAACGCTGTTGGAATTGCATTACGGATTGCTGGACGAGGATGAAGCCGCGGCGCTGAAGCAGCGGATCGACACCGATCCGACCGTCGCCCAGGTCTGGGCCGAGACGCTGTTGGTGGCGTCGAAACTGGCCGCAGCGGCCAAGGTCAGCGCACCGCCCAGGGTCAGTGCGGCGGCCGACCAGAAGACGACGGTTCCGCCGGCCATCAACGCGTCAATCGCTACACCGCCACCCGCGGTCCACGACGTCTGTTCCGATGATGCGACCGTCGACGTTGCTAATTCGCCCTCCGGCTCGGTTGCGGCTGCGGCACCGGATCGATTCTTACGTCTGTGGATCGGATCCTTGGCAACCGCGGCGACGCTCGCCATCGCGATCAGCACGGTTCGCTATTGGAGCGAGCGTCCCCCCACGCCCGATGCCGATTTGCGCGTCGCGGTCCAGCCGGTCAGCGGAACGGATGCGGGGGCACGCAACGAATTCCTGGTCGCCGTCGGTCCGAAGTCCGCCGATCCGGAATCCGGCGGCACATTGGATGCATCGATGCCGGTGGTTCCGGCGACGATCTCGTTCAAGGTGATTTCCAAGGGCGTCGTTCTGTTCTTTGGAACGTCCCAGACGTCGGGGCAAGGCCCGGCGCGGATACGTGTGCCCGACGAACTGGCCATTCCCGGTGATGCGGTGTTGCACGTCGACGCCAATCCGACCGGTCGCAAGGACCTGATCCGATTGACCGTCCCCTTGGAACCGACACGCTGTTTGACGTTTCTATCCACCGATCGTCCGGTGTATCGTCCGGGCGAAACGGTGTTCTTCCGCTCGGTCACGCTGAACCGTCGAACGCTTGCGGCACACATCGATGTCCCGATCCGCTTCGAACTGACCGACGCCAGCGGCGCGGCTGTTTCCGGTGCGATTCTGGAAGGGGTCACCGAGCGAGGCGTCGGCAACGGCGCCTTTGTGATTCCCGAATCGGCTGCCGGCGGGACTTACCACTTGATCGCCAAAAGCCTGGACGGATTCTTCCCGGACCAAGTTTGTGAGTTGGAAGTACGTCGCTATCGTGCGGTCCGGTTGAAAACGGAGCTGGAGTTTTCCAAGCGATCGTACAGCGCATCGGATCGCGTCGAAGCGACGTTGTCGGTCCGCCGCGCCGATGATTCGATCCCCGTCGCCGCGGCGGTCCGCATCCGCGCGATCGTCGACGACACCGTCATCCACGAATCGACCGATTCGCTGGGTTTGAATGGTGATCTTCGTGTGGCGTTCGAAATGCCCAAGGTGATCCGACAGGGCGAGGGCACGCTGACGATCGCGATCGACGATGGATCGGTGACCGAAACGGCGGCCCGGCCGATCCCGATTCACACCGGACGCGCCGAAGTCGACTTTTATCCCGAAGGCGGCTATCTGGTCGGCGGCGTGACCAACCGGGTCTACTTTGCCGCCCGCGACACCGATGGCAACCCGATCGAGATTGCCGGCGAAATCCTGTCGCAAGCCGGCCGGATGGTCGCGAGTGTCCAAACGGTGCGTGACGGGATGGGACGGTTCGAGTTAAAACCCGAGTCGGGCCAGCGTTACTCCTTGCGAATCACCTCGCCACTGGACATCACCGAAACGCCCTGGTTGCCGTCGGTCGTCGAAGCCTTGCCGGTCTTGGATACCGGTGACGGTGTATTTGCCCCCGGTGAGCCGATTTCGATGACGATCCGCAGCACCAAACGTCGATCGTGCCTCGTTCGCTTGGTGTGTCGCGGCGAGCTGGTCGGTGTCTCGACGGCGGAAATCGGCATCGGTGACACAAACGTGACGGTGCCGATTCAAGATCGCGCCGCCGGCGTGATCCGCGTCACGGTGTTGGACTCCCAAGGCGAGACGGCGACGCCGCTGGTCGAACGATTGGTCTATCGCAAAGGCGTCAAGAAATTGAACGTGACCGCCAGCGTGGACGATGATCGGCGCGTCCACTCGCCCGGCGAATCGGTGCGGATGACCATCGAAGTCACCGATGAAAACGACCAACGCGTCCCCGGTGCCGTGCTCGGCGTCCGCGTCGTCGACGACGCCGCACTCAGCTTGCGGCAACAGGACGTGCCCTCGATCGCGACACACTTCCTGTTGACCAGCGAGATCCAATCGCCGGAAGACTTGGAGCACGCCGATTTCTATCTGGACGATTCACCCGAAGCGGCCGAGAGTCTGGATTTATTGCTGGGCACGCAAGGATGGCGGCGATTCGTTAGCGGATCACCGAATCAATTCAACGAGACGTTTCGCGAGGCGTTGACGCGCTTGCTGGAGCTTGACGGACGACGATCCGAACTGGTCGCCGGCCCACAGACGAACGACGCGACCATCGCGGCTCAAATGCGCGAATATCGAATTCGCATTACCACGGCATGGCGCGGTTTCGTGTCGGAGGTCCGCATCGCGTTGATCCTGATCGGAGCATTTTGGTTGTTCGCTTTGTTGGTTCGGCCGAAAAAATCGGCTGCCGTCGCAGCGGGACTGTTGCTGTTTGTGGCATTCATGGTTTCACAATCTGGCTGTGGAGGCAGCCAGGAAAACTATCGTGTCGAAGCGACGTCGGAAGCGGTCGATGAGATGGCCGTCGGTGACGCCGCTCCCATGATGGATGCACCCTCGGTCAGCAGCCAACCGGCCCCGGCACAAATCGAGGGCCGGGAAGAAGCCGGGGCGCCCGCCGAAGCCCCCTTTGTTCAACGCGTTGTCCAAGTGTTCTTGGGAAAGAACGGAGCCAAGGTTCCGACGGAAACCTCCTCTTCACGTCTTTCCGAGGAACAATTGCGGCGCTGGGCACAGTCCCGTGACCTGGATGCGAAAACATTGGCCGATCAATTGATGGACGAGCTGCGATTTCCGATCCGTCAGTACGCCCACTTGCATCGCGTCACCGAATCGGACGTGCGTCGCGATTTCACCGAAACGTTGTATTGGAACCCGATGATGGTGACTGATTCGACGGGAACGGCGAGCATTCGGTTCGATCTGTCGGATTCGCTGACGATGTTCCGTGTCGCCGTCGACGCACACAGCAGCGACGGTCGCCTGGGCAGCGGAGGCGGTGCGGTGGTGACTGAGATTCCGATTCAAGTCGAACCGAAGTTGCCCTTGGAGGTCACCGGCGGTGATCGTATCGATCTACCCGTCGGTCTGGTCAATGCCACCGACCAGGACGGCGCCTTGGACGTTCAACTGGGTCTGGACGATTCACTGAGCGCGGCACGTCACACCGCGCTGACATCCATCGCCGCAGGAGATCGCGTCACCGAAGTCTTCCCCATCGATGTCTCCAATGCCGCCAAACCAACCGAAGCAACGATCCGGGTCTCGGCGACGCTCCAAGGCGGAACGCTCGCCGACCAAGTCGAACGCTCAGTCCGCATTGTTCCCGATGGATTTCCGTTCGAAGTCACCACCTCGGGTTCGCTGACCAAGACCACATCACTGTCAGCCGAGTTGCCTGAATCCATCGTCGCCGGGTCATTGTCGGCCCGGCTGGAATTCTTTCCCAGCACGCGGTCGCAGTTGAGCGCAGGGCTGGAGAGCATCTTGCGTGAACCGCATGGATGTTTCGAACAGGCGTCGGCGTCGAATTACCCCAACGTGATGGCGTTTCAATTGTTGCAATTGGAGGGCGCCGTCGATGAAGCGTCGAAGCGACGCACGGTGTCGCTGCTGCGACGCGGCTATCGCAAACTGACCAGCTATGAGTGTTCGATGCTGGGATACGAGTGGTTCGGGAACGATCCCGGACACGAAGCGTTGTCGGCGTTCGGTTTGATGCAGTTTTCCGAGATGGCCCGGGTCATCGAAATCGATCGTGACATGCTGACACGCACCCGAGAGTGGTTGCTGTCGCGGCGTGACGGCAAGGGCGGATTCCAACGCAACCCGCGTCACCTGCACGTCTGGTCGGTGCAACAAGAGGTCGTCAACGCGTACCTGTTGTGGGCGCTGTCGCAAGCCGACGTGGCCGCCGGCGATGCGTCACGTACAGTGGAGCAGTTGTCAGCCGAATTGGACGCCATGCGGCAAGTCGCCGCCGCCAGTGACGACGCTTACCTGATCGCCTTGTCCGCGATCACGTTGGCCAATGTCGGACGAACCGACGCCTCAAACACGCTGTTGGATCGGCTGGCCGAGTCACAAAACGACGATGGCAGCTTTGTGGGTCGGACGACGATCACGCAAAGTGGCGGGATCTCTCGCACCGTCGAAACGACCTCGCTGGCGATTCTGGCGCTGTCGCGCAGCGAGGACCACCGCGAGCTCGCAAGAAAAGCGGCCGCATGGCTGATCGATCATCGCCAAGGCGGCGGATTCGGATCGACCCAGGCCACGGTGCTGGCGCTCAAGGCGCTGATCGCCGTGCACGATCAAATGGTCGCTGGCGATGGCGGCAGCGTCGACGTGCTGATCGATGGCGAAGTGGTTGAAACGGTGCGTTGGCAAGGACGCGTCGACGAGGGCGTACGTTGGGAGATGACGCCGTCGTTGATCCAGGCCTTCGTTGCCGATCCCTCAACACGCTTGACGCTTCGCAGCGACGCCGCCGCGACCTTTCCTTTCAGCGTCCACTTCAACGGACGCACCACATCACCCGCCAGTGATCCCGAATGTCCGATTCAGATGGAGCTTTCTTTCACGGGGAAAATCCAAACCGCCGACGTGAACCGCGGCGATTCGATCGACGTCATCGCAAGGGTCCACAACGCGACCGACGTCGGATGTCCGATGACGGTGGCCGTCGTGGGCATCCCCGGCGGGCTGGAACCGGTCATCGAAAGCTTGGACAAGCTTCGGGATTCGGGAGAGCTCGACTATTACGAGCTGCGGGGACGCGATGTCGTGCTGTATTGGCGGACGCTCGCGCCACGCGAATTCAAACGCATTCCGATCACCTGCGTGGCCGAGATCCCCGGCAAGTACACCGGGCCACCAAGCCGGGCGTACTTGTACTACACCGCCGAATCGAAGACCTGGCACAAGCCCTTGGTGGCGGAGATCAAATGA
- a CDS encoding Gfo/Idh/MocA family protein yields the protein MENQPSRRNFLKTSTAAAAGATLSSTIARTAHAQGDDQIKFALIGCGGRGNGASVNIFKSGGNVKLVAVADAFDGKASATINSLSKRFKDQVDVPAEHKFVGLDAYKKLLEVEADLVIIATPPGFKPQQFEAAVNAGKHVFMEKPVASDAVGVRRVLASVEESKKKNLMVGIGLQRRHEAQYLETIGRIHDGAIGDVIASRVYWNGGGIWYRNRTEEQSEMAFQCNNWYHFNWLSGDQICEQHIHNLDVGCWLKGEYPVECNGMGGREQRMDGDPTKSQIFDHTFCEYTFADGSKMFSQGRHLKGSWTHVAEYAHGTKGTADVSGSKISGVGGDWQFSGQRQQGHQQEQNDLIAALGRGEIYNEGEYGALSTFTAILGREACYSGKIIKWDDLLNKGRELAPGIDDYTIDSPVPESALPGPDGKYPIPVPGQYDPFA from the coding sequence ATGGAAAATCAACCGAGCCGACGTAACTTCTTGAAGACTTCCACTGCTGCCGCGGCCGGCGCGACCCTGTCCAGCACGATCGCTCGGACCGCCCACGCGCAAGGGGACGATCAAATCAAATTCGCCCTGATCGGCTGTGGCGGACGCGGAAATGGAGCTTCGGTCAATATCTTCAAGTCCGGCGGCAACGTGAAATTGGTCGCCGTCGCCGATGCGTTTGACGGCAAGGCGTCCGCGACGATCAATTCGCTGTCCAAGCGATTCAAGGACCAAGTCGACGTTCCCGCCGAGCACAAGTTTGTCGGTCTGGACGCATACAAGAAATTGCTGGAAGTCGAAGCCGATCTGGTCATCATCGCGACGCCTCCGGGTTTCAAACCGCAACAGTTCGAAGCCGCCGTCAACGCCGGCAAACACGTCTTCATGGAAAAACCCGTCGCCTCGGACGCCGTCGGTGTGCGACGCGTCTTGGCCAGCGTCGAAGAGTCCAAGAAGAAGAACTTGATGGTCGGCATCGGACTGCAACGCCGTCACGAAGCCCAGTACCTGGAAACCATCGGACGCATCCACGACGGCGCGATCGGTGACGTGATCGCCAGCCGCGTCTATTGGAACGGCGGCGGGATCTGGTATCGCAATCGAACCGAAGAACAGTCCGAAATGGCGTTCCAGTGTAACAACTGGTACCACTTCAACTGGCTCTCCGGCGACCAGATCTGCGAGCAACACATCCACAACCTGGACGTCGGTTGCTGGCTCAAGGGCGAATACCCCGTCGAGTGCAACGGGATGGGCGGACGCGAGCAACGGATGGATGGCGACCCGACCAAAAGTCAGATCTTTGACCACACGTTCTGCGAATACACCTTCGCCGACGGCAGCAAGATGTTCAGCCAAGGTCGCCACCTGAAGGGCTCTTGGACCCATGTCGCCGAGTATGCCCACGGCACCAAAGGAACCGCCGACGTTAGCGGATCAAAGATCTCCGGTGTGGGCGGCGATTGGCAATTCAGCGGCCAGCGGCAACAAGGCCACCAGCAAGAGCAAAACGATCTGATCGCCGCGCTCGGCCGGGGCGAGATCTATAACGAAGGCGAGTACGGCGCGCTGTCGACCTTCACCGCCATCCTGGGCCGCGAAGCATGTTACAGCGGAAAAATCATCAAGTGGGATGACTTGCTGAACAAAGGACGCGAACTGGCACCTGGGATCGATGACTACACCATCGACAGCCCGGTCCCCGAATCGGCATTGCCCGGCCCCGACGGCAAGTACCCGATCCCCGTCCCGGGACAATACGACCCGTTTGCGTGA
- a CDS encoding SAM-dependent methyltransferase: MTSTDRSTPEPTFAMLCCANGAEKQVKQSIATAGWRLAFSRPGFVTAKHDGQVELPSGTFIRTAGYSLGHLKNIDGEAQVAGLVDLLTEKTVPGRPFDQLHLWPRDRLPIGKFGFEPGVDEVAKLVAQRVHQSLGGEWVRCDQPNRIAQPGERVLDVVLVDPDDWFIGWHTAAQWHSRWPGGVQPIEPQYEPISRAYFKAAESITWSGFDLAPGDVAVEIGSAPGGACGRLLELGLKVIGIDPAEMDDRIANHPRFKHLRARAGDLPRREFRNVKWLLADSNVKPEKTLTTIENIVTHRECSLSGMLLTMKLGDYDAAGRISTWWQQIQTWNPIDVQVRQLARNRCEVCFAVRLR; the protein is encoded by the coding sequence ATGACTTCCACCGACCGATCTACACCCGAGCCGACGTTTGCAATGCTGTGCTGCGCCAACGGTGCGGAGAAACAGGTCAAGCAATCGATCGCAACTGCGGGTTGGCGTTTGGCGTTTTCGCGACCCGGCTTCGTCACCGCCAAACACGACGGTCAAGTCGAGTTGCCCAGCGGGACGTTCATTCGCACCGCCGGCTATTCGCTCGGTCATTTGAAAAACATCGATGGTGAAGCCCAGGTGGCCGGACTGGTCGACCTGTTGACCGAAAAAACCGTCCCCGGCCGGCCCTTTGATCAGCTTCACCTGTGGCCGCGTGACCGGCTTCCGATCGGCAAATTCGGTTTCGAGCCCGGTGTCGATGAGGTCGCCAAATTGGTCGCCCAGCGGGTGCACCAGTCGCTCGGCGGCGAATGGGTTCGCTGCGATCAACCGAATCGAATCGCCCAGCCCGGCGAGCGGGTGCTGGATGTCGTGTTGGTCGATCCCGACGACTGGTTTATCGGTTGGCACACCGCCGCCCAATGGCATTCTCGATGGCCCGGCGGCGTGCAACCGATCGAGCCGCAGTATGAACCGATTTCGCGGGCCTACTTTAAAGCCGCCGAATCGATCACGTGGAGCGGTTTCGATTTGGCTCCCGGCGACGTGGCGGTCGAAATCGGCAGCGCCCCTGGCGGCGCCTGTGGACGATTGTTGGAATTGGGACTGAAGGTGATCGGTATCGACCCGGCCGAAATGGATGATCGGATCGCCAACCATCCGAGGTTCAAACACCTCCGCGCCCGCGCCGGAGATCTTCCGCGGCGGGAGTTTCGAAACGTGAAATGGTTGTTGGCCGATTCAAACGTTAAACCGGAAAAAACGCTGACCACGATCGAAAACATCGTCACGCACCGCGAGTGCTCGCTGTCGGGCATGTTGCTGACGATGAAGCTGGGCGATTACGACGCCGCCGGACGGATTTCGACCTGGTGGCAGCAGATCCAGACCTGGAACCCGATCGACGTTCAAGTCCGCCAATTGGCCCGCAACCGCTGTGAAGTCTGCTTCGCGGTTCGATTGCGGTAG
- a CDS encoding amidohydrolase family protein, with translation MSKWRCPARLLAALVVVTIAPKTIVAQRPDPQKSRPAETRDRSADDRPPLPLELPLDGRDGRELLLRNFRPNSKLVVPQNPRHSATMPVVDVHTHFHYRLRDSKEALDDFVRLMDRNNIAVCISLDGKLGDQLDRHMEYLWTDYRDRFAIFANIDWQGNAPRDQPALWPCHRPGFAERTAAELEQAAKRGVSGLKLFKRFGLKYKNPDGTWMKIDDPRWDPIWAKCGELGLPIIIHTADPAAFFDPVDETNERWEELSRHPDWSFYGDQFPSRQELLDARNRVIKRHPETQFIGAHVANNPEDLKVVAEWLDEYPNLWIEPASRIAELGRQPFTSRDFLIRYQDRLLFGTDGPWPETRVRLYWRFFETRDESFPYSEKVPPPQGMWQIYGVDLPDEVLRKLYFENAAKLIPGIAERLGKVSRRTDLRGIHASPTR, from the coding sequence ATGTCGAAGTGGCGCTGTCCAGCGAGGCTTCTGGCTGCCCTGGTCGTCGTCACGATCGCGCCGAAAACGATCGTCGCCCAACGTCCCGACCCGCAAAAATCGCGTCCGGCGGAAACCCGCGATCGGTCGGCCGACGATCGACCACCGCTGCCGCTTGAGCTTCCGCTCGATGGCCGCGACGGGCGCGAGTTGTTGTTGCGGAATTTTCGTCCCAATTCCAAGCTGGTTGTGCCGCAGAACCCGAGACACTCTGCGACGATGCCCGTGGTAGACGTGCACACCCACTTTCATTACCGGCTTCGTGACAGCAAAGAAGCCCTCGATGACTTCGTCCGCTTGATGGACCGCAACAACATCGCGGTCTGTATTTCACTCGATGGCAAGCTGGGTGACCAACTTGATCGTCACATGGAGTATTTGTGGACGGACTATCGTGATCGATTCGCCATCTTCGCGAACATCGATTGGCAGGGGAACGCCCCCCGAGACCAGCCGGCACTCTGGCCCTGCCACCGACCGGGGTTCGCCGAGCGGACGGCGGCGGAGCTTGAACAGGCGGCAAAACGCGGTGTCAGCGGCCTGAAGCTGTTCAAGCGGTTCGGGCTGAAGTACAAGAACCCCGACGGGACCTGGATGAAGATCGACGACCCGCGATGGGATCCGATCTGGGCCAAGTGCGGGGAACTCGGGCTGCCGATCATCATTCACACCGCCGACCCGGCCGCTTTTTTCGATCCCGTCGACGAAACCAATGAACGCTGGGAGGAACTGAGTCGCCATCCCGATTGGAGTTTTTACGGCGACCAATTCCCCTCGCGACAGGAACTGCTGGACGCCCGCAACCGTGTGATCAAACGCCATCCCGAGACACAATTCATCGGTGCCCACGTCGCCAACAACCCCGAGGATTTAAAGGTCGTCGCCGAGTGGCTTGATGAATACCCGAATCTGTGGATCGAACCGGCGTCGCGGATCGCAGAATTGGGACGCCAGCCTTTCACCTCGCGCGATTTTCTGATCCGCTATCAAGACCGTCTATTGTTCGGCACCGACGGCCCCTGGCCCGAAACGCGTGTCCGACTGTATTGGCGTTTCTTCGAAACCCGCGACGAGTCATTCCCCTACAGCGAAAAAGTGCCACCGCCACAGGGGATGTGGCAGATCTATGGGGTCGATCTGCCCGATGAAGTGTTGCGAAAGCTGTACTTTGAAAACGCGGCCAAGCTGATCCCGGGGATCGCTGAGCGGCTGGGGAAGGTGTCTCGCCGGACCGACTTGCGGGGAATCCATGCCAGCCCGACGCGTTAG